One Candidatus Binatia bacterium DNA window includes the following coding sequences:
- the trmD gene encoding tRNA (guanosine(37)-N1)-methyltransferase TrmD, which produces MRIDVLTLFPGFFTGFLESSLLGKAIEKGLLEVELHQIREWATNKHHTVDDTPYGGGHGMVMKVEPLVAALEAVAKPGARRLLLSARGPRLTHARAQELAALPHLVLLCGRYEGVDERVDDYIDEEVCIGDYVLSGGEAGALVLIDAVSRLIPGVLGNPGSLTSESFAEDLLEYPQYTRPETFRGQAVPEILLSGNHAAIEKWRREQSIERTERIRPDLTKDPGGKKTS; this is translated from the coding sequence ATGCGCATCGATGTCCTCACCCTCTTCCCCGGGTTCTTTACCGGCTTTCTCGAATCGAGCCTCCTGGGCAAGGCGATCGAGAAGGGCCTCCTGGAGGTCGAGCTCCATCAGATCCGGGAATGGGCGACGAACAAGCATCACACCGTCGACGATACGCCCTACGGCGGTGGCCACGGGATGGTGATGAAGGTCGAACCCCTAGTGGCTGCGCTGGAAGCCGTCGCCAAGCCCGGCGCCCGACGACTCCTTCTCTCTGCTCGCGGACCGCGCCTCACCCACGCGCGCGCCCAGGAACTCGCCGCCCTCCCCCATCTCGTCCTGCTGTGCGGTCGGTACGAAGGCGTCGACGAGCGCGTCGACGACTACATCGACGAGGAAGTGTGCATCGGAGACTACGTCCTCTCCGGTGGCGAGGCCGGGGCGCTGGTCCTGATCGACGCCGTCTCCCGACTGATCCCCGGCGTCTTGGGCAACCCCGGGTCGCTCACGAGCGAGTCCTTCGCCGAAGACCTTCTCGAGTATCCACAATACACGCGGCCCGAGACCTTCCGCGGCCAGGCCGTCCCGGAAATCCTTCTCTCGGGCAACCACGCCGCAATCGAGAAGTGGCGGCGAGAACAGTCGATCGAGAGGACCGAGCGGATTCGACCGGACCTCACGAAGGATCCGGGCGGGAAGAAGACCTCGTGA
- a CDS encoding ABC transporter ATP-binding protein, whose product MTFGGGGFAGPLFGGLGGQGGQNLPFAGVPTELQERVDEILAGEPELVHEEVEFRHGEYDRRPFTLGRFLAPHWIALLGALGLVVLETLALQSGPLLTKVAIDSGIRGASTRVLLGVAALYLVTIGLSIVVSRVRIVVTARVGADLMVRLRVRIFAHLQRLSLGFFTEEKSGVLFSRQTSDPVSLAALFQEGLVQLAVQALTLTIVTALLIALNPWLAMVMLFAVVPAMLGMTLWFRGASGHRYLTVRDRIADVLAHLQESLAGVRIVTAFNRRRHNVIEHRNVVGAYREANDATAQVNAIYGPGTEMVGILGQALLFLIGGRMVLQGQLTVGDLAAFILYLTAFFAPIQQLVQLYTIYQQGTAAVVKLRELLAEEPSVAETVGAGVLPTIQGEITLENVWFSYQPGTPVLREIDLRIHPGETFALVGATGSGKSTIAKLVARFYDPDSGAVRIDGRDLREVTFESLRTQLGVVPQEAFLFAGSLRDNVAFARPDASDEEVVSACQAVGIQDLVARLPHGIHTLVHERGVTLSAGERQLLALARAFLAEPRVLVLDEATSNLDLRSEALIEHALDVVLEGRTALIIAHRLATARRADRIATVHDGEIVEVGTHEELVAKGGRYAEMFATWSAHY is encoded by the coding sequence GTGACGTTCGGCGGCGGTGGGTTCGCGGGGCCCCTCTTCGGGGGCCTCGGCGGGCAGGGTGGACAGAACCTGCCGTTCGCCGGCGTTCCGACCGAGCTTCAGGAGCGGGTGGACGAGATCCTCGCGGGCGAGCCGGAGCTCGTGCACGAGGAGGTGGAGTTCCGTCACGGAGAGTACGATCGACGCCCCTTCACGTTGGGCAGATTCCTCGCTCCTCACTGGATCGCCCTCCTCGGTGCCCTGGGACTGGTCGTGCTCGAGACGCTGGCTCTCCAGTCGGGCCCGCTGCTGACCAAGGTCGCAATCGACTCGGGAATTAGGGGGGCGAGCACGCGAGTCCTTCTGGGCGTGGCGGCCCTGTACCTCGTGACGATCGGTCTTTCGATTGTGGTCAGCCGCGTTCGGATCGTGGTCACGGCGCGCGTCGGCGCCGATCTCATGGTCCGGCTTCGCGTGCGGATCTTCGCGCATCTTCAGAGGCTCTCGCTCGGTTTCTTCACCGAAGAGAAGAGCGGCGTTTTGTTCAGCCGACAGACCAGCGACCCGGTTTCGCTTGCCGCGCTCTTCCAGGAGGGGCTCGTGCAGCTGGCGGTCCAGGCGCTGACGCTCACGATCGTGACGGCGCTTCTCATCGCCCTGAACCCGTGGCTGGCGATGGTGATGCTTTTCGCGGTCGTGCCGGCGATGCTGGGAATGACGCTCTGGTTCCGGGGCGCGTCAGGGCATCGCTATCTTACCGTTCGCGATCGCATCGCGGACGTCCTGGCGCATCTCCAAGAGAGCCTCGCCGGGGTTCGCATCGTGACGGCGTTCAACCGCCGGCGGCACAACGTGATCGAGCATCGAAACGTAGTCGGTGCGTACCGCGAGGCGAACGACGCGACGGCACAGGTGAACGCGATCTACGGGCCGGGGACCGAGATGGTTGGCATCCTCGGTCAGGCCCTGCTCTTCCTCATCGGTGGTCGCATGGTGCTGCAGGGGCAGCTGACCGTCGGCGATTTGGCGGCGTTCATCCTGTACCTCACCGCGTTTTTTGCGCCGATCCAGCAGCTCGTCCAGCTCTACACGATCTACCAGCAGGGGACCGCGGCCGTGGTGAAGCTCCGCGAGCTTCTGGCGGAGGAGCCGTCAGTTGCCGAGACCGTGGGTGCGGGGGTTCTGCCGACGATCCAAGGAGAGATCACTCTCGAGAACGTTTGGTTCTCCTACCAGCCGGGTACGCCGGTGCTTCGGGAGATCGATCTGCGCATCCATCCCGGCGAGACGTTCGCACTCGTGGGTGCGACGGGCTCCGGGAAGTCGACGATCGCCAAGCTGGTTGCGCGTTTCTACGACCCGGACTCGGGCGCGGTGCGGATCGACGGGCGCGACCTTCGCGAGGTGACGTTCGAGTCGCTTCGCACGCAGCTGGGCGTGGTGCCCCAGGAGGCCTTCCTCTTCGCAGGCTCGCTGCGAGACAACGTTGCGTTCGCGCGGCCGGACGCGAGCGACGAGGAAGTCGTCTCCGCCTGCCAGGCGGTTGGGATACAGGATCTGGTCGCTCGCCTACCGCACGGGATTCACACCCTGGTGCACGAACGCGGCGTCACCTTATCCGCCGGCGAGCGGCAGCTCCTGGCGCTCGCCCGCGCCTTCCTGGCCGAGCCTCGGGTTCTCGTCCTCGACGAGGCGACCTCGAACCTGGACCTGCGGTCCGAGGCCTTGATCGAGCACGCGCTCGACGTCGTGCTCGAGGGAAGGACGGCGCTCATCATCGCCCATCGCCTCGCAACGGCACGACGGGCGGACCGGATCGCGACCGTCCACGACGGAGAGATCGTCGAGGTCGGAACGCACGAAGAACTCGTCGCGAAGGGTGGACGCTACGCCGAGATGTTCGCGACCTGGTCGGCGCACTACTGA
- a CDS encoding KH domain-containing protein, with protein sequence MKELVELLAKHLVNHPDKVEVKETVGDTASVIELRVAVEDLGRIIGKQGRTAKSIRTLVNAAASRINRKVVLEIIEDK encoded by the coding sequence ATGAAGGAACTCGTCGAACTCCTCGCAAAGCACCTGGTCAACCACCCCGACAAGGTAGAGGTGAAAGAGACGGTGGGCGATACCGCATCGGTCATCGAGCTTCGCGTCGCGGTCGAAGACCTGGGCCGTATCATCGGCAAGCAGGGTCGTACCGCAAAGTCCATCCGCACGCTGGTGAACGCGGCCGCGTCGCGAATAAACCGCAAGGTCGTCCTCGAGATCATCGAGGACAAGTAA
- the rimM gene encoding ribosome maturation factor RimM (Essential for efficient processing of 16S rRNA), giving the protein MLLVGTLVAGHGVRGLARVKPYNPDSPALAGCVAVWLKPRAADHATRFDVKRVQAYKQLFLVGLDGIDSLNDLEPWFRSEVSVEMSTVPEAKDGEVYHFEVIGLTVRTVDGEAVGKITEVMALPNNDLWVLESLGAGPLREILIPVVGEIVKEIDLTEGFAVIDPPLGLLDED; this is encoded by the coding sequence TTGCTTCTGGTTGGAACGCTAGTCGCCGGGCACGGTGTACGCGGGCTCGCCCGCGTGAAGCCGTACAACCCCGACTCGCCGGCGCTCGCCGGCTGTGTGGCCGTCTGGCTGAAGCCGCGCGCGGCGGATCATGCGACTCGCTTCGACGTCAAGCGGGTGCAGGCCTACAAGCAGCTCTTCCTCGTCGGCCTCGACGGGATCGACAGCTTGAACGATCTCGAGCCGTGGTTTCGAAGTGAGGTCTCGGTCGAGATGTCGACGGTACCCGAAGCCAAGGACGGCGAGGTCTACCACTTCGAGGTGATCGGGCTCACCGTGAGAACGGTGGACGGCGAAGCCGTCGGCAAGATCACGGAGGTCATGGCGCTCCCCAACAACGACCTGTGGGTGCTCGAGTCCCTCGGTGCCGGACCACTGCGCGAGATCCTCATCCCCGTCGTGGGTGAGATCGTGAAGGAGATCGATCTCACTGAAGGCTTCGCGGTAATTGACCCACCGCTCGGCCTGCTCGACGAAGACTGA
- the groES gene encoding co-chaperone GroES — MKIRPLQDRVIVKRVDEETTSAGGIIIPDTAKEKPQEGKVVAVGKGKVGDDGKVNPLDVKSGDKILFGKYAGTEIKIEGEEHLILREDDILGVIE; from the coding sequence ATGAAAATCCGACCGTTGCAGGACCGCGTCATCGTGAAGCGCGTCGACGAAGAAACGACATCCGCTGGTGGCATCATCATCCCCGATACGGCGAAGGAAAAGCCGCAAGAGGGCAAAGTCGTCGCCGTCGGTAAGGGCAAAGTGGGCGATGACGGCAAGGTCAACCCGCTGGACGTGAAGAGCGGCGACAAGATCCTGTTCGGCAAGTACGCCGGAACCGAGATCAAGATCGAAGGCGAAGAGCACCTGATCCTGCGCGAGGACGACATCCTCGGCGTGATCGAGTAG
- a CDS encoding outer membrane protein transport protein has translation MARLFVWIGRRVGAGSALTIMILAGATPANGAGLQLLEVSPRLTGTAYSGTAAWGADASMAYFNPAGLTLLEGGSFVASGYIIDLDLELTASKATTWGQNIPSESNVVDGGSVVAVPQFHFAQRISDEWVGYLGVTVPFGNDTNYPDDGVTRYVGTLSALRSISINPAIAWEPIEGLSVAAGFNAQVVRARINQKLAVPTLPIMQAYDINSRIFADDWAFGWNVGILYEITKEARVGVAYRSAIHHTLTGSVDLDLPEAPGLTQGETISGTSRMGISAPGSLIASGFWTPFEWIDVMADFQWTQWSIFQQLSTQLKVPDLPPSLSQLVGGSTINDAVYEGFRDGYRGTIGAQIRPADGWTVRMGSGFDGSPVNNNNRTLRLPDGNRVLLSFGFGYELLDNMFFDFGWSHFFLSDGTIDETNQTVDQSQIVATIETSADVFGAQFTYNWKNLPWQDLPF, from the coding sequence ATGGCGAGGTTGTTCGTGTGGATTGGGAGAAGGGTCGGTGCCGGTAGCGCGCTCACGATTATGATCTTGGCCGGAGCTACTCCGGCGAACGGAGCTGGGTTGCAGTTGCTCGAGGTGAGCCCGCGACTCACCGGTACCGCGTACTCCGGAACCGCAGCGTGGGGAGCGGATGCGTCGATGGCGTACTTCAATCCCGCGGGCTTGACGCTCCTGGAGGGCGGGAGCTTCGTCGCATCGGGCTACATCATCGACCTGGACCTCGAACTCACCGCCTCGAAGGCGACCACCTGGGGACAGAACATCCCGAGCGAATCCAACGTCGTCGATGGTGGGTCGGTCGTCGCGGTGCCGCAGTTCCACTTCGCGCAGCGGATCTCGGACGAGTGGGTCGGCTATCTGGGGGTGACGGTTCCGTTCGGCAACGACACGAACTATCCGGACGACGGCGTGACCCGATACGTCGGCACTCTTTCGGCTCTGCGCAGCATCAGTATCAACCCAGCCATCGCTTGGGAGCCCATCGAAGGTCTCTCGGTCGCGGCCGGGTTCAACGCGCAGGTCGTTCGCGCACGGATCAATCAGAAGCTCGCCGTGCCGACGCTCCCCATCATGCAGGCTTACGACATCAATTCCCGCATTTTCGCCGACGACTGGGCCTTCGGTTGGAACGTCGGAATACTCTACGAGATCACGAAGGAGGCGCGTGTCGGCGTCGCGTACCGATCGGCGATCCATCACACGCTGACAGGCTCGGTCGATCTCGACCTTCCCGAGGCTCCGGGCCTGACGCAGGGCGAGACCATCTCCGGGACGTCACGCATGGGAATCAGCGCGCCAGGTAGCCTGATCGCGTCCGGCTTCTGGACGCCGTTCGAGTGGATCGACGTCATGGCGGATTTTCAGTGGACGCAGTGGTCGATCTTTCAGCAGCTCTCGACGCAGCTCAAGGTGCCCGATCTTCCCCCGAGCCTTTCGCAGTTGGTCGGTGGGTCGACCATCAACGATGCCGTCTATGAGGGCTTCCGGGATGGGTACCGCGGTACGATCGGCGCGCAGATTCGACCCGCCGACGGGTGGACGGTGCGTATGGGGAGCGGATTCGACGGTTCTCCGGTGAACAACAATAACCGCACCCTGCGTTTGCCCGACGGGAATCGCGTCCTGCTGTCGTTCGGCTTCGGGTACGAGCTGTTGGACAACATGTTCTTCGACTTCGGCTGGAGTCACTTCTTCCTGTCCGACGGAACGATCGACGAGACGAACCAGACCGTCGACCAAAGTCAGATCGTCGCGACAATAGAGACGTCCGCGGACGTCTTCGGCGCGCAGTTCACTTACAACTGGAAGAACCTGCCTTGGCAGGATCTGCCGTTTTGA
- the ffh gene encoding signal recognition particle protein, whose amino-acid sequence MFDSLSDKLEGVFRKIRGTGKLTEANIEEALRDVRMALLEADVHFQVAKSFLDKVRERAIGQEVLQSLSPDQQLIKIVHEELMALMGGAAGKLDLSGDGIATIMLVGLQGSGKTTTSAKLATHLIKTRQARPFLVPLDLSRPAAIQQLKTLAGQVGSPAGVYDTPEEGGVPAKIAAAAIEEAKKGGFDTVIFDTAGRLAIDEELMGELRAVREAVRPRQTLLVADAMTGQDAVAVATGFRDGIGLDGVVLSKMEGDARGGAALSIHHVTERPILFVGMGEKLDTLEVFHPDRVASRILGMGDVLSLIEKAEEAYDEKQALELQRKLKKDEFTLEDFRDQLRAVKKMGSIGDLLKMIPGMKKLAKGGELDGAQGELTRIEAIIDSMTNQERRNHLILNGSRRKRIAKGSGTSVSEVNKFLKQYQQTRKMMKKLSSGAGRGLLAQLQGGR is encoded by the coding sequence ATGTTCGATTCCCTTTCCGACAAGCTCGAGGGCGTGTTCCGCAAGATTCGCGGAACAGGAAAACTCACCGAAGCGAATATCGAAGAGGCCCTTCGCGATGTCCGCATGGCGCTTCTCGAAGCGGACGTTCACTTCCAGGTCGCCAAATCCTTCCTCGACAAGGTGCGCGAGCGCGCCATCGGCCAGGAAGTTCTCCAGAGCCTCTCGCCCGATCAGCAACTCATCAAGATCGTGCACGAAGAGCTCATGGCGCTCATGGGCGGCGCCGCCGGCAAGCTCGATCTCTCAGGCGACGGCATCGCAACGATCATGCTCGTCGGCCTACAGGGCTCCGGTAAGACGACGACGTCGGCGAAGCTCGCAACGCACCTCATCAAGACCCGTCAGGCGCGGCCGTTCCTCGTGCCGCTCGACCTCTCGCGCCCCGCTGCGATCCAGCAGCTGAAGACCCTCGCCGGCCAGGTCGGCTCGCCCGCGGGCGTCTACGACACCCCCGAAGAAGGTGGCGTTCCAGCGAAAATCGCCGCCGCAGCGATCGAAGAGGCCAAGAAGGGCGGCTTCGACACCGTCATCTTCGACACCGCCGGCCGACTCGCCATCGACGAAGAACTCATGGGCGAGCTCCGGGCCGTCCGCGAGGCGGTGCGTCCCCGGCAGACCCTGCTGGTCGCCGACGCCATGACCGGTCAGGACGCGGTCGCCGTCGCCACCGGTTTCCGCGACGGCATCGGCCTCGACGGCGTCGTCCTCTCGAAGATGGAAGGCGATGCCCGCGGCGGCGCGGCGCTCTCGATCCACCACGTCACCGAGCGCCCCATCCTGTTCGTGGGTATGGGCGAAAAGCTCGATACCCTGGAGGTTTTTCACCCCGACCGGGTCGCCTCGCGCATCCTGGGCATGGGCGACGTCCTCTCGCTGATCGAGAAGGCCGAGGAAGCCTACGACGAGAAGCAGGCCCTCGAGCTCCAGCGCAAGCTCAAGAAAGACGAGTTCACGCTCGAAGATTTCCGCGATCAGCTGCGGGCCGTAAAAAAAATGGGCTCGATCGGGGATCTCCTCAAGATGATCCCCGGCATGAAGAAGCTCGCCAAGGGCGGCGAGCTTGACGGGGCCCAGGGCGAGCTCACCCGGATCGAAGCCATCATCGACTCGATGACCAACCAGGAGCGCAGAAACCACCTGATTCTCAACGGCAGCCGCCGTAAGCGGATCGCCAAGGGGTCGGGGACCAGCGTTTCCGAGGTCAACAAGTTCCTGAAGCAGTACCAGCAGACCCGAAAAATGATGAAAAAGCTGAGTTCCGGAGCCGGTCGAGGCCTCCTTGCTCAGCTCCAGGGCGGGCGCTAA
- the rpsP gene encoding 30S ribosomal protein S16, giving the protein MAAVIRLSRHGTKKRPFYRIVAASKEKPRDGRFLEQLGYYDPTRTPADINIKMEQLEAWIRKGANPSPTVLRLMKRAGWKGLQKDTEPAPASAEG; this is encoded by the coding sequence ATGGCCGCAGTAATTCGACTTTCGAGACATGGGACCAAGAAGCGTCCCTTCTACCGCATCGTTGCGGCCTCCAAAGAGAAGCCCCGGGATGGGCGCTTCCTCGAGCAGCTCGGCTACTACGACCCGACCCGGACCCCCGCCGACATCAACATCAAGATGGAGCAGCTCGAGGCATGGATTCGGAAGGGCGCGAACCCTTCCCCCACCGTATTACGACTCATGAAACGAGCCGGATGGAAGGGTCTCCAGAAGGACACGGAACCTGCCCCGGCGTCCGCCGAGGGCTGA
- a CDS encoding RNA methyltransferase: protein MSAPLYLALLHHPVVNRDDAIVTTSVTNLDIHDIARSARTYDIAGYFVAHPSTGLRALCDRVAWHWQEGYGAKSNESRRLAMELVQIVPDLDHIIAHIEEATTQRPILVATSARTHDRATNSFPEIRSRIETGDTPVLLLLGTGYGLSPGIVADCELLLEPLRGPGSYNHLAVRAAAAILLDRLRGVHEAPT from the coding sequence GTGAGTGCGCCGCTCTACCTGGCGCTCCTCCACCACCCCGTCGTGAATCGCGATGACGCGATCGTGACGACGTCGGTGACGAACCTCGACATCCACGACATCGCCCGGTCCGCACGCACGTACGACATCGCCGGCTACTTCGTCGCACACCCCAGCACGGGACTTCGCGCACTCTGTGACCGCGTCGCCTGGCACTGGCAGGAGGGCTACGGCGCGAAGTCGAACGAGTCGCGCCGACTCGCAATGGAGCTCGTTCAAATCGTCCCGGACCTGGACCACATCATCGCCCACATCGAGGAGGCGACGACGCAGCGCCCGATCCTCGTGGCGACGTCGGCCCGCACGCACGACCGGGCCACGAACTCGTTCCCCGAAATACGCAGCCGCATCGAGACCGGCGACACGCCGGTCCTCCTCCTCCTCGGGACGGGCTACGGACTCTCCCCGGGGATCGTCGCTGACTGCGAGCTGCTTCTCGAGCCCCTGCGCGGACCCGGCAGCTACAACCACCTCGCGGTGCGGGCCGCCGCGGCAATCCTTCTGGACCGACTACGCGGCGTGCACGAAGCACCTACCTAG
- a CDS encoding lipase family protein gives MNLRSILSGALLFLAACGGSSNPDAGKPVPNFYDPPSPLPEAAPGSVIRTGGVPNAPSGIRAQRIMYHSRTNEGVDIATTGLLVMPGGDPPPGGFPLVAAAHGTTGIARICAPSIRPFSAVKIASSDSFYDFFYKSWVDAGFAVVGADYQGQGAPGPYSFLVGQVEGQNVLDSVRAAQRIGGGLISDQLILYGHSQGGSSAGWAAEIAADYAPELKSSGVILGAPAASLYDLLELAYRGGPGATLPTEAVVFLYLALLSYQDSYAELEANDIVTEPYGTEGLPVFQNVCAMTGGAAIGVNQLLDALGHSPRLPFNVMDFFIDFNDYPQPWLDAINLNSLGTESVDTPMLIVQGCKDTTIPISTNFTYFNDVLCPAGETVEFTAYPGQTHSGVVTAATTEMIDWAQRRLRGESAISNCAIPPSCP, from the coding sequence ATGAACCTGCGTTCGATCTTGTCGGGGGCCCTTCTTTTCCTCGCGGCGTGTGGGGGCAGCTCGAACCCCGACGCGGGGAAGCCCGTCCCGAATTTCTATGACCCACCGAGCCCGTTGCCGGAGGCGGCGCCTGGATCGGTGATCCGAACCGGCGGTGTGCCGAACGCTCCGTCCGGCATTCGCGCGCAGCGGATCATGTACCACTCGCGAACGAACGAGGGCGTCGACATCGCGACGACCGGATTGCTCGTGATGCCCGGCGGCGATCCTCCGCCGGGTGGCTTTCCGCTCGTCGCGGCGGCACACGGCACGACCGGAATCGCTCGGATCTGCGCTCCGTCGATCCGTCCGTTCTCGGCCGTGAAGATCGCTTCGAGCGACTCGTTCTACGACTTCTTCTACAAGAGCTGGGTCGATGCGGGCTTTGCCGTTGTCGGTGCCGACTATCAGGGACAGGGCGCTCCGGGGCCGTACAGCTTCCTTGTCGGCCAGGTCGAGGGTCAGAATGTGTTGGACTCGGTGCGTGCGGCACAGCGGATCGGCGGGGGTCTAATCAGCGATCAGCTGATCCTCTACGGGCACTCCCAGGGTGGAAGCTCCGCCGGCTGGGCCGCGGAGATCGCTGCGGACTACGCTCCCGAGCTGAAATCCAGCGGTGTGATCCTCGGGGCACCAGCAGCGAGCCTTTACGATCTTCTCGAACTTGCGTATCGGGGCGGTCCGGGCGCGACCCTGCCCACCGAGGCGGTGGTGTTCCTCTACCTTGCGCTGCTCTCGTACCAGGACTCGTACGCCGAGCTCGAGGCCAACGACATTGTCACCGAACCGTACGGGACGGAAGGGCTCCCGGTCTTTCAGAACGTCTGCGCGATGACCGGCGGAGCGGCGATCGGCGTGAACCAGCTTCTGGATGCGCTCGGTCATTCACCCCGCCTGCCGTTCAACGTGATGGATTTCTTCATCGACTTCAATGACTACCCGCAGCCCTGGCTCGATGCGATCAACCTCAACTCGCTCGGAACCGAGTCGGTCGATACGCCCATGCTCATCGTTCAGGGTTGTAAGGACACCACCATCCCCATCTCGACGAACTTCACCTACTTCAACGACGTCCTGTGCCCGGCAGGCGAGACGGTGGAGTTTACGGCGTACCCGGGGCAGACCCACTCGGGTGTGGTCACGGCAGCCACGACGGAGATGATCGATTGGGCGCAGCGGAGGCTTCGTGGTGAGAGCGCCATCAGTAATTGTGCGATCCCGCCCTCCTGTCCGTGA
- the groL gene encoding chaperonin GroEL (60 kDa chaperone family; promotes refolding of misfolded polypeptides especially under stressful conditions; forms two stacked rings of heptamers to form a barrel-shaped 14mer; ends can be capped by GroES; misfolded proteins enter the barrel where they are refolded when GroES binds) — MSAKIVKFGSDAREKVLNGVNTLADAVTVTLGPKGRNVVLEKSFGAPNITKDGVTVAKEIELEDKFENMGAQMVKEVASKTSDLAGDGTTTATVLARAIFNEGSKMVAAGHDPMSLKRGIDKAVEAIINELRVLSKPTKDQKEIAQVGTISANNDPTIGGIIAEAMDKVGKDGVITVEEAKGLETTLEVVEGMQFDRGYLSPYFVTDPDRMECVVEDAYLLIHEKKISNMKDILPILEQIAKTGKPFILLAEDVDGEALATLVVNKIRGTLNCAAVKAPGFGDRRKAMLEDIATLSGGKVIAEELGLKLENMTLNDLGKAKRVVIDKDNTTIIDGAGKKGDIQGRVGQIRNQIEETTSDYDREKLQERLAKLIGGVAVVQVGAATEVEMKEKKARVEDALHATRAAVEEGIVPGGGVALIRSSPVLDKIKAAAEEKIGVDIVRRAIEAPLRWISSNAGQEPSIVVDRVRNAKGSIGFNAAKDEYEDLLKAGIIDPTKVVRTALQNAASVAGLLLTTEAMVAEKPEEAGAGGGMPAMPPGGMGGMGGMGGMM, encoded by the coding sequence ATGAGTGCAAAAATCGTCAAATTCGGAAGCGACGCCCGCGAGAAGGTCCTGAACGGGGTCAACACGCTGGCGGACGCTGTCACGGTCACCCTCGGCCCCAAGGGCCGCAACGTCGTTCTCGAGAAGTCTTTCGGCGCGCCGAACATCACCAAGGACGGCGTCACCGTCGCCAAGGAGATCGAGCTCGAGGACAAATTCGAGAACATGGGCGCTCAGATGGTGAAGGAAGTCGCTTCGAAGACTTCCGATCTCGCCGGTGACGGCACCACCACGGCGACCGTCCTCGCCCGCGCGATCTTCAACGAAGGCTCTAAGATGGTCGCCGCCGGCCACGACCCGATGTCCCTGAAGCGCGGCATCGACAAGGCTGTCGAAGCCATCATCAATGAGCTCCGCGTCCTTTCGAAGCCGACCAAGGACCAGAAGGAAATTGCTCAGGTCGGCACGATCTCGGCCAACAACGACCCCACCATCGGCGGCATCATCGCCGAGGCGATGGACAAGGTCGGTAAGGACGGCGTGATCACGGTCGAAGAGGCCAAGGGCCTCGAGACCACCCTCGAAGTCGTCGAGGGCATGCAGTTCGACCGCGGCTACCTCTCGCCGTACTTCGTCACCGATCCCGATCGGATGGAGTGCGTCGTGGAAGACGCCTACCTTCTCATCCACGAGAAGAAGATCAGCAACATGAAGGATATCCTTCCGATCCTCGAGCAGATTGCGAAGACCGGTAAGCCCTTCATCCTGCTGGCCGAGGACGTCGACGGCGAGGCTCTCGCCACGTTGGTCGTCAACAAGATCCGCGGCACGCTCAACTGCGCCGCGGTGAAGGCACCTGGCTTCGGCGATCGCCGCAAGGCCATGCTCGAAGACATCGCGACCCTCTCCGGCGGTAAGGTCATCGCCGAGGAGCTCGGCCTCAAGCTCGAGAACATGACTCTCAATGATCTCGGCAAGGCCAAGCGCGTCGTCATCGACAAGGACAACACGACGATCATCGATGGTGCCGGCAAGAAGGGCGACATCCAGGGTCGCGTGGGTCAGATTCGTAACCAGATCGAAGAGACCACGTCCGACTACGACCGCGAGAAGCTCCAAGAGCGCCTCGCCAAGCTGATCGGTGGCGTTGCCGTCGTTCAGGTCGGTGCTGCCACCGAGGTCGAGATGAAGGAGAAGAAGGCCCGCGTCGAGGATGCTCTGCACGCGACGCGCGCCGCGGTCGAAGAGGGTATCGTCCCTGGAGGCGGTGTTGCGCTGATTCGCAGCTCGCCCGTTCTCGACAAGATCAAGGCTGCCGCCGAAGAGAAGATCGGTGTGGACATCGTTCGCCGTGCGATCGAGGCTCCGCTTCGCTGGATCTCCTCGAACGCCGGACAGGAGCCGTCGATCGTCGTGGACCGAGTCCGTAACGCCAAGGGCTCCATTGGCTTCAACGCCGCCAAGGATGAGTACGAAGACCTCCTGAAGGCCGGCATCATCGACCCGACCAAGGTCGTGCGTACCGCGCTGCAGAATGCCGCGTCGGTCGCCGGTCTCCTCCTCACCACGGAGGCCATGGTCGCCGAGAAGCCTGAAGAAGCAGGCGCGGGCGGCGGTATGCCTGCGATGCCTCCGGGTGGCATGGGCGGCATGGGTGGCATGGGCGGCATGATGTAA